One Ricinus communis isolate WT05 ecotype wild-type chromosome 7, ASM1957865v1, whole genome shotgun sequence genomic region harbors:
- the LOC8269144 gene encoding phospholipid-transporting ATPase 2 codes for MKRFVYINDDESPTHELYCDNRISNRKYTLLNFLPKNLWEQFSRFMNQYFLLIACLQLWSLITPVNPASTWGPLIFIFAVSATKEAWDDYNRYLSDKKANEKEVWVVRQGIKKHIQAQDICVGNIVWLRENDEVPCDLVLIGTSDPQGICYVETAALDGETDLKTRVTPSACMGIDAELLHKIKGVIECPTPDKDIRRFDANLRLFPPFIDNDVCPLTIKNTILQSCYLRNTEWACGVAIYTGNETKLGMSRGIPEPKLTAMDAMIDKLTGAIFVFQIVVVVVLGIAGNVWKDTEARKQWYVLYPNEGPWYELLVIPLRFELLCSIMIPISIKVSLDLVKSLYAKFIDWDAEMIDHETGCSSHATNTAISEDLGQVEYILTDKTGTLTENKMVFRRCCINGIFYGNESGNALKDTRLHNAIASGSPDIIRFLTIMAICNTVIPVQSKTGAIFYKAQSQDEDALVQAAAKLHMVFVRKDGNILEIRYNSSIIHYEVLEILEFTSDRKRMSVVVRDCQSGKILLLSKGADEAILPCAAAGQQTRIFNEAVEQYAQLGLRTLCLAWRELNEDEYQEWSLMFKEASSTLVDREWRIAEVCQRLEHDLEVLGVTAIEDRLQDGVPETIETLRKAGINFWMLTGDKQNTAVQIALSCNFISPEPKGQLLLIDGKTEDEVSRNLERVLLTMRITTSEPKDVAFVVDGWALEILLKHYRKAFTELAILSRTAICCRVTPSQKAQLVELLKLCDYRTLAIGDGGNDVRMIQQADIGVGISGREGLQAARAADYSIGKFRFLKRLILVHGRYSYNRTAFLSQYSFYKSLLICFIQIFFSFISGVSGTSLFNSVSLMAYNVFYTSIPVLVSVLDKDLSEGTVMQHPQILFYCQAGRLLNPSTFAGWFGRSLFHAIVVFVISIHAFAYEKSEMEEVAMVALSGCIWLQAFVVALETNSFTILQHLAIWGNLIAFYVINWIVSAIPSAGMYTIMFRLCRQPSYWITVFLIVAAGMGPILALKYFRYTYRPSKINTLQQAERLGGPILSLGNIESQPRSIEKEVSPLSITQPKSRSSVYEPLLSDSPNTRRSFGSGAPFDFFQSQSRLSSSTYSRNCKDN; via the exons ATGAAGAGATTTGTTTACATAAATGACGATGAATCACCAACGCATGAATTATACTGTGATAATCGAATTTCAAATAGAAAATACACCTTATTGAATTTCCTTCCCAAAAATTTATGGGAGCAATTCAG cCGGTTTATGAACCAGTATTTCTTGTTGATTGCTTGTCTTCAGCTATGGTCACTTATTACTCCGGTAAACCCTGCGAGTACGTGGGGTCCGTTAATCTTTATATTTGCTGTCTCAGCTACTAAAGAAGCTTGGGATGATTATAATAGATACCTTTCTGATAAGAAGGCGAATGAGAAAGAAGTTTGGGTTGTTAGGCAAGGCATTAAAAAACAT ATCCAAGCACAGGACATCTGTGTGGGCAATATAGTGTGGCTTCGTGAGAATGATGAAGTGCCATGTGATCTTGTTCTGATTGGTACCTCAGATCCTCAAGGAATCTGTTATGTGGAG ACAGCTGCCTTAGACGGTGAAACTGATCTGAAGACAAGGGTAACACCCTCTGCTTGCATGGGAATAGATGCTGAATTGTTGCACAAAATCAAG GGTGTTATTGAGTGTCCAACTCCAGATAAGGACATCAGAAGATTTGATGCGAATCTGCGGTTGTTTCctccttttattgataatgatGTTTGCCCTTTGACTATAAAAAACACAATTCTTCAGTCTTGCTACTTGCGAAATACGGAATGGGCTTGTGGGGTAGCCATCTACACAG GAAATGAAACTAAGCTGGGTATGAGTAGGGGTATTCCTGAACCTAAGCTTACAGCTATGGATGCCATGATTGACAAGCTGACTGGAGCTATATTTGTTTTCCAAATAGTGGTAGTTGTTGTTCTTGGCATAGCTGGAAATGTCTGGAAGGATACAGAAGCAAGAAAG CAATGGTATGTTCTATATCCAAATGAAGGTCCATGGTATGAGCTACTGGTAATCCCTCTGAGGTTTGAACTACTATGTTCCATCATGATACCCATATCTATTAAG GTGTCTTTAGATCTTGTGAAGAGCTTATATGCTAAATTTATTGATTGGGATGCTGAGATGATTGATCATGAAACTGGTTGTTCATCTCATGCTACTAA CACAGCAATAAGTGAGGACCTGGGACAAGTGGAGTACATTTTGACTGACAAAACCGGAACTCttacagaaaataaaatggtgTTTAGAAGATGTTGTATCAATGGCATTTTCTATGGGAATGAGAGTGGGAATGCCTTGAAAG ATACTCGGCTGCACAATGCTATTGCTAGTGGATCTCCTGATATTATTCGGTTTCTTACAATTATGGCAATATGTAACACTGTGATACCTGTGCAAAG CAAAACTGGAGCAATTTTTTACAAAGCGCAGTCTCAGGATGAGGATGCTCTTGTTCAAGCTGCTGCTAAGTTACATATGGTTTTTGTCAGAAAGGATGGAAATATTCTTG AGATCAGATACAATTCTTCTATAATACATTATGAAGTGCTGGAGATTCTGGAGTTCACCTCAGACAGGAAAAGGATGTCAGTAGTGGTGAGGGATTGCCAGAGTGGAAAGATTCTTCTTTTGTCAAAAGGAGCGGATGAAGCTATTCTTCCTTGTGCTGCTGCAG GACAACAAACAAGGATATTTAATGAAGCTGTAGAACAATATGCCCAATTGGGGCTGCGGACATTATGCTTGGCTTGGCGGGAACTAAATGAAGATGAATATCAAGAGTGGTCTTTGATGTTCAAAGAAGCCAGTAGCACATTAGTTGATAGGGAG TGGAGAATAGCTGAGGTCTGCCAGAGATTAGAACATGATCTTGAAGTTCTTGGAGTTACTGCAATAGAGGATCGCCTACAG GATGGTGTACCTGAAACAATTGAGACACTTAGAAAAGCAGGAATTAATTTTTGGATGCTAACTGGAGACAAGCAGAATACTGCTGTACAAATTGCTCtttcatgcaattttatttCACCGG AGCCAAAAGGTCAGCTTCTCTTAATTGATGGTAAAACTGAGGATGAGGTTTCTAGAAATTTAGAGAGAGTTTTACTTACAATGAGGATAACAACTTCAGAACCAAAG GATGTTGCATTTGTTGTTGATGGCTGGGCCCTTGAAATCTTACTGAAGCATTATCGGAAAGCTTTTACTGAATTGGCAATATTGTCAAGGACTGCCATATGTTGCCGCGTGACACCATCACAAAAAGCACAG CTTGTGGAGCTTCTGAAATTATGTGACTATAGAACATTGGCTATTGGAGATGGTGGGAATGATGTAAGAATGATACAACAAGCTGATATTGGAGTTGGCATTAGTGGGAGAGAAGGACTACAGGCAGCAAGGGCAGCTGATTATAGTATTGGAA AGTTCAGGTTTCTGAAAAGACTTATACTGGTACACGGGCGCTATTCATATAACCGAACAGCATTTCTATCTCAATATTCTTTCTATAAATCCCTATTGATATGTTTCATTCAGATCTT tttttcttttatttcaggTGTTTCTGGAACCAGTCTTTTCAATTCTGTTAGTCTGATGGCATATAACGTGTTCTATACTAGTATACCTGTTCTAGTTAGTGTACTTGACAAAGATCTTAGTGAAGGAACAGTAATGCAACATCCtcaaattcttttctattGCCAAGCTGGAAG GCTTCTTAATCCAAGCACATTTGCTGGATGGTTTGGTCGATCTCTGTTCCAT GCAATTGTTGTATTTGTAATCAGTATACATGCATTTGCTTATGAAAAAAGTGAAATGGAGGAGGTTGCAATGGTAGCACTCTCTGGATGCATATGGTTGCAAGCTTTTGTTGTAGCACTAGAAACCAA CTCCTTTACAATATTACAACATCTTGCCATATGGGGGAATTTGATTGCATTTTATGTCATCAACTGGATTGTTAGCGCCATTCCATCGGCAGGGATGTATACAATAATGTTCCGCTTGTGCAGACAGCCATCATACTGGATAACTGTATTT CTCATAGTTGCCGCAGGAATGGGACCAATACTAGCTCTAAAGTACTTCCGCTATACATATAGACCCAGTAAAATCAACACTCTCCAGCAGGCTGAACGTTTGGGTGGGCCAATATTGTCTCTGGGAAATATCGAATCACAACCAAGATCAATTGAGAAAGAAGTTTCTCCATTATCTATTACCCAACCCAAGAGCAGAAGTTCAGTTTATGAACCTCTGCTATCAGATTCTCCAAACACTAGAAGATCTTTTGGATCAGGAGCTCCATTTGACTTCTTTCAGTCCCAGTCCAGATTGTCTTCTTCGACCTACTCCAGAAATTGTAAGGACAACTGA
- the LOC8269145 gene encoding zinc finger CCCH domain-containing protein 2, producing MSTVCAEQHKLYPSHPLFSPNKSFKDLDIPPRKLLSKKTFQESSPDMLSSPFESHLHKFLPCNDLISSDNNHDQRGSDDQDLDPYSSDHFRMYEFKVRRCTRSRSHDWTDCPFAHPGEKALRRDPRKYHYSGAICPEFRRGGCSRGDSCEFAHGVFECWLHPSRYRTEACKDGKNCKRKVCFFAHSPRQLRILPEVSCGAINKYDKHTHSCCLACHSVISSPTSTLLGMSHVSPPLSPSLSPPLSPVKQRSLSGFSPIYRYNDRLSKLRSGIVSYKDVLTELMSSLEAMNFSEAAAATSPVSASTINRHINGTIPWIDIASLNGEDYQQQQFILSPSTPNGSFFSGDCSSSNKGFINNDTDPDKINNNGGVADPDIGWVNELLM from the coding sequence ATGAGCACCGTTTGTGCTGAGCAACACAAGCTCTACCCTTCTCACCCACTCTTTTCTCCCAATAAATCTTTCAAAGATCTTGATATTCCTCCAAGAAAACTCCTTAGCAAGAAAACGTTTCAAGAATCATCTCCTGATATGTTATCATCCCCTTTTGAATCCCATCTCCACAAGTTCCTTCCCTGTAATGACTTGATCAGTAGTGATAATAACCATGATCAAAGAGGTTCAGATGATCAAGATTTAGATCCATACTCTTCCGACCACTTCCGTATGTATGAGTTCAAGGTCCGCCGTTGCACTCGCAGCCGCAGTCACGACTGGACAGACTGCCCTTTTGCTCATCCTGGCGAAAAGGCTCTCCGAAGGGATCCCCGCAAGTATCACTACTCTGGGGCGATCTGTCCGGAGTTTAGACGTGGTGGATGTAGCCGTGGGGATTCCTGTGAGTTTGCTCATGGTGTTTTCGAGTGCTGGTTACATCCTTCTCGCTATAGAACTGAAGCTTGTAAAGATGGCAAGAATTGTAAACGAAAGGTTTGCTTTTTTGCCCACTCTCCTCGACAACTGCGCATTCTTCCTGAGGTTTCTTGCGGAGCTATTAACAAGTATGATAAGCATACCCATTCCTGCTGCTTAGCTTGTCATTCTGTGATTTCTTCTCCTACTTCTACTTTACTAGGTATGTCCCATGTGTCACCACCATTGTCTCCTTCCTTATCACCGCCTTTATCACCGGTGAAACAGCGATCCTTAAGTGGGTTTTCACCTATTTATCGGTATAATGATCGTTTGAGCAAACTCAGGTCTGGGATCGTGAGCTATAAAGATGTGTTAACTGAGCTCATGAGTTCTTTAGAGGCTATGAATTTCAGTGAAGCTGCAGCTGCCACTTCACCAGTTTCTGCAAGTACTATTAATAGACATATTAACGGTACTATTCCTTGGATTGATATTGCTTCTCTGAATGGAGAAGATTATCAGCAACAACAGTTCATTCTTTCACCTTCAACTCCAAATGGGAGTTTTTTCAGTGGAGATTGTTCTTCAAGCAACAAGGGATTTATTAACAATGATACTGATCCTGACAAGATTAATAACAATGGAGGAGTTGCTGATCCTGATATTGGGTGGGTTAATGAGCTTTTGATGTAA
- the LOC8269147 gene encoding protein ARABIDOPSIS THALIANA ANTHER 7, which yields MGDENQECSKVFTDFLPCIRYVSGNSHHRSPTLKCCQGVRKLNEKAKRESKGSRKICQCLEDIAYSMNIPFVHSQVAALPSKCNVKLSFPISNSMDCSK from the coding sequence ATGGGTGATGAGAATCAGGAGTGCTCGAAAGTGTTTACAGACTTCCTTCCATGTATACGTTATGTGAGTGGAAATTCTCATCATAGGTCTCCAACATTGAAATGCTGTCAAGGTGTAAGAAAACTCAATGAAAAAGCCAAAAGAGAAAGCAAAGGTTCAAGAAAGATATGTCAATGCCTTGAAGATATAGCCTATTCCATGAACATACCATTTGTTCACTCTCAAGTTGCTGCTCTTCCATCAAAGTGCAATGTGAAATTGAGCTTCCCAATTTCTAATAGCATGGATTGCTCCaagtaa
- the LOC8269146 gene encoding probable protein phosphatase 2C 58, which produces MTGRDILHKMKVKAGFGSSASETGKGKSKLVKHITHGYHLVKGKSHHDMEDYVVSNFKQVNNNELGLFAIFDGHLGHDVASYLQNHLFDNILKEPDFWTDTESAIRRAYHTTDDEILEKAFVLGKGGSTAVTAILINGQKLVVANVGDSRAVICKNGVAKQLSVDHEPSKEKNMIESRGGFVSNLPGDVPRVDGQLAVARAFGDKSLKIHLSSEPDITEERIGDDAEFVILASDGVWKVMSNQDAMDSIKDIKDAQLAAKRVIEEAVSRKSKDDISCIVVRFQ; this is translated from the exons ATGACTGGCAGGGACATTCTGCACAAGATGAAG GTTAAGGCTGGATTTGGTTCATCTGCATCTGAGACAGGAAAAGGCAAAAGCAAATTGGTAAAGCACATTACACATGGTTATCACTTGGTGAAGGGAAAATCACATCACGATATGGAAGACTATGTAGTTTCCAATTTCAAGCAAGTTAACAACAATGAGTTAGGTTTATTTGCAATATTTGATGGGCACTTGGGCCATGATGTTGCAAGTTACTTACAAAATCAtttgtttgataatattttgaaagag CCAGACTTCTGGACTGATACAGAGAGTGCAATAAGGAGAGCTTATCATACAACAGATGATGAAATATTGGAAAAGGCATTTGTCTTGGGAAAAGGAGGATCAACTGCAGTTACAGCAATCCTGATCAATGGCCAGAAGCTGGTAGTAGCAAATGTGGGAGATTCTCGAGCTGTTATATGCAAGAATGGTGTGGCCAAACAATTATCAGTTGATCATGAGCCAAGCAAGGAAAAGAACATGATTGAGAGTCGTGGTGGTTTTGTATCAAACCTCCCCG GGGATGTTCCACGTGTTGATGGACAGCTAGCTGTAGCAAGGGCATTTGGTGACAAGAGCTTGAAAATACACCTTAGTTCAGAACCTGATATAACAGAAGAGAGAATTGGTGATGATGCAGAATTTGTTATTCTGGCAAGTGATGGAGTATGGAAG GTGATGTCAAACCAAGATGCAATGGACTCTATCAAAGACATAAAAGATGCTCAGTTAGCTGCAAAACGCGTGATCGAGGAGGCAGTTTCTAGAAAAAGTAAGGATGACATTTCTTGCATCGTTGTAAGATTTCAATGA